In Ignavibacteriota bacterium, a genomic segment contains:
- a CDS encoding 5'-nucleotidase C-terminal domain-containing protein, whose product MKHIHSALIACAFLCVLAGSMLAQQRDTVVILHINDTHANLLPSGPRATDMSQTMGGIARAVSYVGAQKMSDPQTLFMHAGDMSIGDLFFNGYFSLIELELLSEANLDVMSLGNHEFDLGSGILLSILDTAQVPFPILCANMSVLDASVARLATHVLPHTTLLSKGHKIGVFGLVTPEANFISNPLPEVYLEADTALARIILAEVQALKADGCEAVILLSHLGRNGDMLVAETFPGIDLIIGAHDHYAETAPLYVTNTATNARVPIVQAGAFYQHIGRASLVFSGTALSGFDWQLVPLDARVPEEPTTRTIVDFLATELETTFGYPLFTSTATTVTETLEELPSDPTKTGFHDTPVANLITDAFRDFTKTYIAITACGATAQPLYKGPVTPNDVFRMIGYGFNPVTYVGFRVVSFDISGAAMLVGLEFGLSQIELSDEFLVQTSGMEYEYNPAAPPYQRLLPGKVLVGGQPLDPTKRYTVTTNEFVLAIFNAIVQQSGIDTLGNIQGYNDFTELQVVLTYLAKNSTYSPVRRRGPLPVQRLESGVRALALGHYPNPVSSSTEIIFDIPEAAQTTLTVYDAAGRTVGIVVDARLEAGRHTRHFDASALAPGMYSYVLRSGVVVKTQRLVKIQ is encoded by the coding sequence ATGAAACACATCCACAGCGCCCTTATCGCGTGCGCCTTCCTCTGTGTGCTCGCCGGAAGCATGCTCGCGCAGCAGCGCGACACGGTTGTCATCCTGCACATCAATGACACACACGCGAACCTGCTGCCCTCGGGTCCGCGCGCGACCGACATGTCGCAGACCATGGGTGGTATCGCGCGTGCGGTCTCGTACGTCGGCGCGCAGAAAATGTCGGATCCGCAGACGCTGTTCATGCATGCCGGCGACATGTCGATCGGCGATCTCTTCTTCAACGGCTATTTCTCCCTCATCGAACTGGAACTGCTGTCGGAGGCGAATCTCGACGTGATGTCGCTCGGCAATCACGAGTTCGATCTGGGCAGCGGCATTCTACTGTCCATACTCGACACGGCGCAGGTGCCGTTCCCTATACTGTGCGCAAACATGTCGGTGCTCGACGCCTCCGTCGCGCGGCTCGCCACGCACGTGCTCCCGCACACGACGCTGCTCTCGAAGGGCCACAAAATCGGGGTGTTCGGGCTTGTCACACCCGAGGCGAACTTCATCTCCAATCCGCTGCCCGAAGTGTATCTCGAAGCGGATACGGCTCTGGCGCGCATCATCCTTGCCGAGGTGCAGGCGCTGAAAGCCGACGGCTGCGAGGCGGTGATCCTTCTCTCACATCTCGGCCGCAACGGCGACATGCTCGTGGCGGAGACATTCCCGGGCATCGATTTGATCATCGGGGCGCACGACCATTACGCCGAGACGGCCCCGCTGTACGTCACCAACACGGCGACGAACGCACGTGTGCCGATAGTGCAGGCAGGCGCGTTCTACCAGCACATCGGACGGGCGTCGCTGGTGTTTTCAGGCACGGCCCTGTCGGGCTTCGACTGGCAGCTCGTGCCGCTCGACGCGCGCGTCCCCGAGGAACCCACCACACGGACCATCGTCGACTTCCTCGCGACAGAACTTGAAACCACCTTCGGATATCCGCTCTTCACATCGACCGCAACAACGGTCACCGAGACGCTCGAGGAACTGCCGTCGGATCCGACCAAAACCGGTTTCCACGATACGCCCGTCGCAAATCTCATCACCGACGCGTTCCGTGATTTCACCAAAACCTACATCGCCATCACGGCCTGCGGCGCCACGGCGCAGCCGCTGTACAAAGGTCCCGTCACGCCGAACGACGTCTTCCGCATGATCGGCTACGGATTCAATCCAGTGACCTACGTCGGGTTCCGCGTGGTCTCCTTCGACATCTCAGGCGCGGCCATGCTTGTGGGCCTCGAGTTCGGGCTCTCGCAGATCGAACTCAGCGACGAATTTCTGGTACAGACATCCGGCATGGAATACGAGTACAATCCCGCGGCGCCGCCGTATCAACGCCTGCTCCCGGGCAAGGTGCTCGTAGGCGGGCAGCCGCTCGATCCCACCAAAAGATACACCGTCACCACCAACGAATTTGTGCTCGCCATCTTCAACGCCATCGTGCAGCAGTCCGGCATCGACACACTCGGCAACATACAGGGCTACAACGATTTCACTGAACTGCAGGTGGTGCTGACCTATCTCGCGAAGAACTCGACCTACAGTCCGGTACGGCGCCGCGGACCTCTGCCTGTGCAGCGCCTGGAATCCGGCGTGCGCGCGCTTGCGCTCGGGCATTACCCGAATCCGGTGTCGAGCTCCACCGAGATCATCTTCGACATCCCCGAGGCGGCGCAGACGACACTCACCGTCTACGACGCGGCGGGCAGGACGGTCGGTATCGTGGTCGACGCGCGGCTCGAGGCCGGGCGCCACACGCGGCATTTCGACGCCTCCGCGCTTGCGCCGGGCATGTACAGCTACGTGCTTCGCAGCGGCGTCGTCGTGAAGACACAGCGTCTTGTGAAGATCCAGTAA
- a CDS encoding caspase family protein produces MRTIATICCVCALLAAVPLTRGVPAQSKSKQRGVKVTTAPKKEVFTGKAYDNLWAVVIGINDYKHWDDLNYAVNDARAVKDLLIRKYGFRADHILELLNEDATLVNIRTTLGGVLPQKTKKNDGVIVFFAGHGETVDLPDGGNLGYLVPHEGSTSKGEYFATLLPMTQIREICTLIPAKHVFFVVDACYSGLAAASERGMAEETRVYVSKLASMKSRQILTAGGRGEPVMENDEWGHSAFTYKLLEGLESGSADTDADGVITSGEIALYIKTRVPKLSGNRQTPQFKNLSNDEGEFIFLSPERAAKAGVTQSRGVPGGGEEAPDALRQELERLKQENERLKEQQKNEKKDAKSRDGKDDRDLFIPPP; encoded by the coding sequence ATGAGGACGATCGCAACGATATGCTGCGTCTGCGCCCTGCTTGCGGCGGTTCCGCTTACCCGCGGCGTGCCCGCGCAATCCAAATCGAAGCAGCGCGGCGTGAAGGTGACGACGGCTCCGAAGAAGGAGGTTTTCACCGGGAAGGCCTACGACAATCTCTGGGCGGTGGTCATCGGCATCAACGACTACAAACACTGGGACGATCTCAACTACGCGGTGAATGACGCCCGGGCAGTAAAGGATCTTCTCATCCGTAAATACGGTTTCAGGGCCGATCACATACTGGAACTGCTCAACGAGGATGCAACACTCGTCAACATCCGCACGACGCTGGGCGGCGTGCTGCCGCAGAAGACAAAAAAGAACGACGGGGTGATCGTCTTTTTTGCGGGTCACGGCGAGACGGTGGATCTGCCTGACGGCGGCAACCTCGGCTACCTCGTGCCACACGAGGGTTCGACCTCGAAGGGCGAGTACTTTGCCACACTGCTGCCAATGACACAGATCCGCGAAATCTGCACGCTCATCCCCGCAAAACACGTCTTTTTTGTCGTCGATGCGTGTTACAGCGGACTCGCCGCCGCTTCAGAACGCGGCATGGCCGAGGAAACCCGCGTGTACGTGAGCAAGCTGGCGTCGATGAAGAGCAGGCAGATACTCACCGCGGGCGGACGCGGCGAGCCCGTGATGGAAAACGACGAGTGGGGTCACAGCGCGTTTACCTACAAACTTCTCGAGGGCCTCGAGTCGGGCTCTGCCGACACCGACGCCGACGGCGTTATCACGTCCGGCGAAATCGCGCTGTACATCAAGACACGCGTGCCTAAACTTTCGGGCAACAGGCAGACGCCGCAATTTAAAAATCTCTCGAACGACGAGGGCGAATTCATCTTTCTCTCCCCCGAGCGCGCGGCCAAAGCGGGCGTGACACAGTCGCGCGGTGTGCCCGGCGGCGGCGAGGAGGCGCCCGATGCGCTGCGACAGGAACTCGAGCGGCTCAAGCAGGAGAACGAACGATTGAAGGAACAGCAGAAAAACGAGAAGAAGGACGCGAAAAGCCGCGACGGCAAGGACGACCGCGACCTCTTCATCCCGCCTCCCTGA
- a CDS encoding caspase family protein encodes MCFLLAIVAPVYAQRGLEVSIRADKGSGIPYVDGERLLIQARASAACYLHVVYQDASGGLFLIFPNDGSDPRGHVAGGTDLELGKGQEIDGFEFTITAPYGAEMLRAYASTAPLPLPPGEKLGGGMIRLTDSPDGLDLRYADATQGSRAALATASALLRTTAAAPRTRDKEDAASSAVPEESFRKPRIFGLVVGVSRYASAGIRPLQYADDDARAMAAFLADKNGAGIPPAQLRVLIDEDASRENILDAFRDFLSTSESGDLVYIYFAGHGITSPSQNATYFLSSDADLARPQSTAVDQAEITALLTQRVKAGKIVFFIDACHGGGLGLTGVRLRGATTVLSSRLLTELVSKKDGTAFFSASRAAEQSQEGPRWDGHGVFTYYLVKGLRGAADANADTKVTVDELADYVGAQVKSDTGGRQHPELKGFFDNDLVLSVSR; translated from the coding sequence GTGTGTTTTCTTCTGGCGATTGTCGCGCCCGTGTATGCGCAGCGCGGCCTCGAGGTTTCGATACGGGCCGACAAGGGCAGCGGCATTCCCTACGTCGATGGCGAGCGTCTGCTGATACAGGCGCGCGCGAGTGCGGCATGTTATCTGCACGTGGTGTATCAGGACGCGTCGGGCGGACTCTTCCTCATTTTTCCGAACGACGGGTCCGATCCGCGCGGACACGTTGCGGGAGGGACCGATCTCGAACTCGGAAAAGGGCAGGAGATCGACGGTTTCGAATTCACCATCACGGCGCCGTACGGCGCGGAGATGTTGCGTGCTTACGCGAGCACCGCGCCACTCCCGTTGCCTCCGGGCGAGAAGCTGGGCGGTGGCATGATCCGCCTCACCGATTCGCCCGACGGCCTGGATCTCCGGTATGCCGACGCGACGCAGGGATCGCGGGCCGCGCTGGCAACGGCATCCGCGCTCCTGCGCACCACCGCCGCCGCGCCGCGGACGCGCGACAAGGAGGATGCGGCATCCTCGGCCGTGCCAGAAGAGTCCTTCCGCAAGCCGCGTATATTCGGGCTCGTCGTGGGTGTGTCGCGCTACGCGTCCGCAGGCATACGGCCCCTGCAGTACGCGGACGACGACGCGCGCGCGATGGCCGCATTCTTGGCGGATAAAAACGGGGCCGGAATACCGCCCGCACAACTGCGCGTGCTGATCGACGAGGATGCGTCGCGCGAGAACATTCTCGACGCGTTCAGGGACTTTCTCTCCACCAGCGAATCCGGTGATCTCGTCTACATCTATTTTGCGGGACATGGCATCACATCGCCCTCACAGAATGCGACCTACTTTCTCAGCAGCGACGCCGATCTTGCGCGGCCGCAGAGCACGGCGGTGGATCAGGCCGAAATCACCGCGCTGCTCACACAGCGGGTGAAGGCGGGGAAAATCGTCTTTTTCATCGATGCATGTCATGGTGGCGGACTCGGGCTGACAGGCGTGCGTCTGCGAGGCGCCACCACCGTCCTGTCGTCGCGCCTTCTCACGGAACTCGTTTCAAAAAAGGACGGCACGGCATTCTTCTCGGCGTCACGCGCGGCGGAACAGTCGCAGGAAGGACCGCGGTGGGACGGGCACGGAGTCTTCACGTATTATCTCGTGAAAGGCCTCCGCGGCGCAGCCGACGCAAATGCCGACACGAAGGTGACCGTGGACGAGCTGGCGGACTACGTCGGCGCGCAGGTCAAGTCCGACACAGGCGGCCGCCAGCATCCGGAATTGAAGGGATTTTTCGACAACGACCTCGTGTTGAGTGTTTCCCGCTGA
- a CDS encoding cytochrome c3 family protein yields MAQLFPAWANKAPRYVLLGLTFGLVLAIAFVWYYWSPWYTDVGYAPVQPVPYSHKLHVGQLGLDCRYCHTGVEKAAVAMVPPTQTCMNCHQIVLPTSPKLALVKQSWETRTPIEWIRVHKVPDYAYFDHSMHLRAGVGCESCHGLVSGMDVVELTQPLSMGWCLECHRDPDMHLRPASAITAMGWTPPANQRELAAKIKKDLGLRPPVSCSGCHR; encoded by the coding sequence TTGGCGCAATTATTCCCCGCGTGGGCGAATAAGGCCCCACGCTATGTGCTGCTTGGACTGACCTTCGGTCTCGTCCTGGCGATAGCGTTCGTCTGGTACTACTGGTCACCCTGGTACACCGACGTGGGCTACGCCCCCGTACAGCCGGTGCCGTACAGTCACAAGCTCCATGTCGGGCAGCTCGGCCTCGATTGCCGGTACTGTCACACCGGTGTGGAGAAGGCGGCTGTCGCGATGGTACCGCCCACGCAAACCTGCATGAACTGTCACCAGATTGTTTTGCCGACGAGCCCCAAGCTTGCGCTCGTGAAACAAAGTTGGGAGACACGGACGCCGATCGAATGGATACGGGTGCACAAGGTGCCCGACTACGCCTACTTCGACCACAGCATGCACCTGCGTGCGGGAGTCGGATGCGAGAGCTGCCACGGCCTCGTGTCGGGGATGGATGTGGTGGAGCTGACGCAGCCCCTGAGCATGGGGTGGTGTCTCGAATGCCACCGCGATCCCGACATGCACCTGCGCCCGGCATCGGCCATCACTGCCATGGGATGGACGCCGCCGGCGAATCAGCGGGAGCTCGCCGCGAAGATCAAGAAGGATCTGGGCCTCCGTCCGCCCGTGTCCTGTTCCGGTTGCCATCGATAA
- a CDS encoding 4Fe-4S dicluster domain-containing protein, with amino-acid sequence MKSTWKSIDELRGRAHDATHNLENPPEGLPSGMDRRTFLSLMGASAALAGLAGCRRPEDRIVPYVSKPEDLVLGIPQRYATTMPFGLENIPLLVTSHEGRPTHIEGNPLDPSTAGAVNVWTSASILDLYDPDRSQVVRNAGAEAELAAFVGDWQVKHAGFVQTQGEGLAVLSGSFASPTLARLAGEFRARFPKAQWVTYDAVNDDTIVQGCAAATGQRAIPVYDFTNADVVLSLDADLFGTESNAITNAQGFASRRRIRSTNDTMNRLYLVEGTLSTTASMADHRLPVRSGLINACATAIAEELRRQGLTLPTIGGPAVGAGQFDTRWIAAVAKDLLAHRGRCVIAAGRRQPPAVHALAAALNAALGNVGTTVKYLLPRHAESTDTAAFEWLVTLMNAGKVQILVMLDTNPVYSAPADLAFGEALAKVGTIIHAGQSFDETAAAATWHVPLHHYLESWGDVSTLHGSHGVVQPLIAPLYTGMSLTEMAALVSGGAQIKGYDAVVQTWKALLPAAGFDAAFTRVLHDGRFESDALPSMSVDMARAAAFHTSASVKPAAVSATALEVSLQASPAVYDGRFANNGWLQEFPDPVTKITWDNAAIMSEATAAALGVRNEDFIRLTSAAGNIGLPVWIMPGQADFTVTVNLGYGRKNCGRIGDGVGDNGYRLRSSASPYIVSGVTMQKIRGTHRVACVQDHHGLDTEDLARRGIQERLPMIVREATLEEYQHEPNFAKERVEHPALRSTWDEHTYNDGFQWGMSIDLNACTGCGACTIACQSENNIPIVGKEQVLNGREMHWIRIDRYYAGSVEQPEVLVQPLGCVQCEMAPCEQVCPVAATSHDEEGLNVMTYNRCVGTRYCSNNCPYKARRFNFFNYSKEAPETVQMARNPEVTVRFRGVMEKCTYCVQRIATGKIAAKRDGRALADGDIVAACESACPTRAIVFGDTRDEKSRISAAKKLDRDYALLGELNVRPRTTYLAKLRNPNPDLASGKA; translated from the coding sequence ATGAAATCCACCTGGAAGAGCATTGATGAATTGCGCGGAAGAGCGCACGATGCGACACATAATCTCGAGAATCCGCCCGAGGGTCTGCCTTCGGGAATGGATCGCCGTACCTTCCTGAGCCTGATGGGCGCCTCAGCGGCGCTAGCCGGCCTGGCCGGCTGCAGGAGGCCCGAGGACCGGATCGTTCCGTACGTGTCGAAGCCGGAAGACCTCGTGCTCGGCATACCACAGCGGTACGCTACGACGATGCCGTTTGGTCTCGAGAACATCCCCCTGCTCGTGACGAGCCATGAAGGCCGTCCGACACACATCGAGGGAAATCCGCTCGATCCGTCCACCGCGGGCGCCGTGAACGTGTGGACCAGCGCATCGATTTTGGACCTCTATGATCCCGACCGTTCGCAGGTCGTGCGCAACGCAGGTGCGGAGGCCGAACTTGCGGCGTTTGTGGGCGACTGGCAGGTCAAACACGCCGGGTTTGTGCAGACGCAGGGAGAGGGACTCGCAGTGCTGTCGGGATCGTTCGCGTCGCCGACACTTGCGCGTCTGGCGGGCGAATTCCGCGCACGCTTCCCGAAGGCGCAGTGGGTGACGTATGATGCCGTGAACGACGACACCATTGTGCAGGGCTGTGCCGCGGCCACGGGACAGCGCGCGATTCCCGTGTATGATTTTACCAACGCCGATGTCGTCCTGTCGCTGGATGCCGATCTTTTCGGCACAGAGAGCAACGCCATCACCAACGCGCAGGGCTTCGCCTCGCGGCGCCGCATTCGTTCGACGAACGACACGATGAACCGCTTGTACCTCGTCGAGGGCACGCTGTCGACCACCGCATCCATGGCCGATCACCGGCTCCCGGTCCGTTCGGGACTCATCAACGCCTGCGCAACCGCCATTGCGGAAGAGTTGCGCCGGCAGGGCCTGACTTTGCCCACGATCGGCGGACCCGCCGTCGGGGCCGGCCAGTTCGACACGCGCTGGATTGCGGCCGTCGCGAAGGATCTGCTTGCGCATCGCGGCCGTTGCGTGATAGCCGCGGGACGCCGCCAGCCGCCGGCTGTGCATGCACTTGCCGCAGCACTCAACGCGGCCCTGGGGAACGTGGGGACAACCGTTAAATATCTGCTGCCCCGGCATGCCGAGAGCACCGACACCGCCGCGTTCGAATGGCTTGTCACGCTCATGAACGCAGGCAAGGTGCAGATCCTGGTAATGCTCGACACCAACCCCGTGTATTCCGCCCCGGCTGATCTCGCGTTCGGGGAAGCGCTCGCCAAGGTCGGAACGATTATCCATGCCGGGCAGTCATTCGACGAAACCGCGGCCGCCGCAACATGGCATGTGCCGCTGCATCACTACCTCGAAAGCTGGGGCGACGTGAGCACGCTCCACGGCTCGCACGGCGTTGTGCAGCCGCTGATCGCCCCGCTGTACACGGGCATGAGCCTGACCGAAATGGCCGCGCTCGTCTCGGGGGGCGCGCAGATCAAGGGATACGATGCGGTGGTGCAGACGTGGAAAGCGCTGCTGCCCGCAGCCGGTTTTGATGCCGCGTTCACACGTGTCCTGCACGACGGACGTTTCGAGTCGGATGCTCTGCCGTCGATGTCGGTGGACATGGCCCGCGCCGCCGCGTTCCATACATCGGCCTCCGTCAAACCCGCGGCCGTATCCGCCACCGCGCTGGAAGTGTCACTGCAGGCATCGCCCGCGGTGTACGACGGACGTTTCGCGAACAACGGCTGGCTGCAGGAATTTCCCGATCCGGTCACCAAGATCACGTGGGACAATGCGGCGATCATGAGTGAAGCCACCGCCGCGGCGCTCGGTGTGCGGAACGAGGACTTTATCCGGCTGACCTCCGCGGCAGGCAACATTGGACTGCCCGTGTGGATCATGCCGGGCCAGGCCGACTTCACCGTCACCGTCAATCTCGGTTACGGTCGGAAGAACTGCGGCCGCATCGGCGACGGTGTGGGCGACAACGGCTACCGCTTGCGCTCGTCCGCCAGCCCGTACATCGTGTCGGGCGTCACGATGCAGAAGATCCGCGGAACACATCGTGTGGCCTGCGTGCAGGATCACCACGGACTCGACACCGAGGATCTTGCGCGGCGCGGCATACAGGAACGCCTGCCGATGATCGTCCGCGAAGCGACACTCGAGGAGTATCAGCACGAGCCGAACTTTGCAAAGGAGCGCGTCGAGCACCCCGCGCTGCGTTCAACCTGGGACGAGCACACGTACAATGACGGTTTCCAGTGGGGCATGAGCATCGATCTCAACGCCTGCACGGGCTGCGGCGCATGTACTATCGCATGCCAGAGCGAGAACAATATTCCGATCGTGGGCAAGGAGCAGGTGCTGAACGGACGTGAGATGCACTGGATCCGCATCGACCGCTATTACGCGGGCAGCGTGGAACAGCCGGAAGTGCTCGTGCAGCCGCTCGGTTGCGTGCAGTGCGAGATGGCGCCCTGCGAGCAGGTGTGTCCCGTCGCGGCAACCTCGCACGACGAGGAAGGCCTGAACGTGATGACCTACAACCGCTGCGTCGGCACGCGCTATTGCAGTAACAACTGCCCGTACAAGGCCCGCCGTTTCAACTTCTTCAACTACTCGAAAGAAGCTCCCGAGACGGTGCAGATGGCGCGCAATCCCGAGGTGACCGTCCGTTTCCGCGGTGTGATGGAGAAGTGCACCTATTGCGTGCAGCGCATCGCGACGGGTAAGATTGCAGCCAAACGCGACGGCCGGGCCCTTGCCGACGGCGACATTGTTGCCGCGTGTGAATCGGCCTGTCCGACCCGCGCCATCGTGTTCGGCGACACGCGTGACGAGAAGAGCCGCATCAGCGCGGCGAAAAAACTCGACCGCGACTATGCGCTGCTTGGCGAGCTGAACGTGCGTCCGCGTACAACATATCTCGCGAAGCTGCGCAACCCGAATCCGGATCTCGCATCCGGCAAGGCCTGA
- the nrfD gene encoding polysulfide reductase NrfD: MSTKNQQHYSPPDAGAGALAGEALVTGGLDFRGITEKVSSIVERPTPAGWKIAFSLAVSVLLMLIGTIGWLVYNGTGIWGLNNPVGWGWDIVNFVFWVGIGHAGTLISAILFLLRQRWRTAINRFAEAMTIVAVICALMFPGIHVGRIWILYWFFPVPNQMSMWPNFRSPLLWDFFAVGTYFTVSALFWYVGLVPDLATLRDRAKTRIRKIVFGLLSLGWRGGNRQWRHYEVAYLMLAGLATPLVLSVHSIVSTDFATSLIPGWHTTIFPPYFVAGAIFSGFGMVMTLALIARKIFHLENLITIGHLEKMNKIMLVTGSMVGYAYIMEFFIAWYSGNLYEAFTFVNRAFGNYAWAYWIMFLCNVITPQLFWFKKVRTSIPWMFVLSIFVNIGMWFERFVITVSSLSRDFLPSSWDYFSPTIWDMMTFVGSFGLFFTLFLLFLRFLPMISMTEVKAVLPEADPHHHPHGGGAA, from the coding sequence GTGAGTACCAAGAATCAGCAACACTACAGCCCGCCCGATGCCGGCGCGGGCGCGCTTGCGGGCGAGGCCCTCGTGACGGGAGGTCTCGATTTCCGCGGCATCACGGAAAAAGTCAGCAGCATCGTCGAACGGCCCACCCCCGCCGGCTGGAAGATCGCCTTCTCGCTCGCAGTGTCGGTTCTGTTGATGCTGATCGGCACCATCGGCTGGCTGGTGTACAACGGCACCGGTATCTGGGGTTTGAACAATCCCGTGGGCTGGGGATGGGACATCGTGAACTTCGTGTTCTGGGTCGGTATCGGACACGCGGGCACGTTGATCTCGGCCATCCTCTTCCTGCTCCGTCAGCGGTGGCGCACGGCGATCAACCGCTTCGCCGAGGCGATGACCATCGTGGCGGTTATCTGCGCGCTGATGTTCCCCGGCATACACGTCGGTCGTATCTGGATTCTGTACTGGTTCTTCCCCGTCCCGAACCAGATGTCGATGTGGCCGAATTTCCGCAGCCCGCTGCTGTGGGACTTCTTCGCCGTGGGCACCTACTTCACCGTATCCGCGCTGTTCTGGTACGTCGGACTCGTCCCCGACCTCGCAACGCTGCGTGACCGCGCAAAGACGCGCATCCGCAAGATCGTCTTCGGTCTGCTGTCCCTGGGATGGCGTGGAGGCAACAGGCAGTGGCGTCATTACGAGGTGGCGTATCTGATGCTGGCAGGTCTCGCGACGCCGCTTGTGCTTTCCGTGCACTCGATCGTATCCACCGACTTCGCCACCAGTCTCATCCCCGGATGGCACACCACCATCTTCCCGCCCTACTTTGTCGCGGGCGCCATTTTCTCGGGCTTCGGCATGGTGATGACACTCGCGCTCATCGCGCGCAAGATCTTCCATCTCGAGAACCTGATCACCATCGGGCATCTCGAAAAGATGAACAAGATCATGCTCGTGACCGGCAGCATGGTGGGGTACGCGTACATCATGGAATTTTTTATCGCCTGGTACAGCGGGAATCTCTACGAGGCCTTTACCTTCGTGAACCGCGCCTTCGGCAATTACGCGTGGGCATACTGGATCATGTTCCTCTGCAACGTGATCACGCCGCAGTTGTTCTGGTTCAAGAAGGTCCGCACCAGCATCCCGTGGATGTTCGTCCTGTCGATTTTTGTCAACATCGGCATGTGGTTCGAGCGTTTTGTGATCACCGTCTCCTCGCTGTCGCGCGATTTCCTGCCTTCGTCGTGGGATTACTTCTCGCCGACCATATGGGACATGATGACTTTCGTGGGGAGCTTCGGACTGTTCTTCACACTGTTCCTTCTTTTCCTTCGTTTCCTTCCGATGATTTCGATGACTGAAGTGAAGGCCGTGCTTCCCGAGGCCGATCCGCATCACCACCCGCACGGCGGAGGTGCCGCATGA
- a CDS encoding DUF3341 domain-containing protein, translating into MSALAVLAEFHSAGDLLHAAEKVRQAGYSRFDCHSPFPIHGMDAAMGLKRSPVGFIVGGMALLGAAVGFSLQTWVTTDAYPIVISGKAHFSWQAYVIVTFALFVLFGTFGAVFGMFRLNKLPRLHHPLFFSEEFARVTDNAFMVSIESVDPRFSETETVAFLKSIGASHVELVREVQS; encoded by the coding sequence ATGAGCGCGCTCGCTGTTCTCGCCGAATTCCACTCCGCCGGAGATCTCCTCCACGCGGCGGAGAAAGTCCGCCAGGCCGGCTACAGCCGTTTCGATTGCCACTCGCCGTTTCCGATTCACGGCATGGACGCCGCGATGGGCTTGAAGCGCTCTCCCGTCGGATTCATCGTCGGCGGCATGGCGCTGCTCGGCGCCGCGGTGGGTTTCTCGCTGCAGACCTGGGTCACCACCGACGCGTATCCCATCGTGATCAGCGGCAAGGCGCATTTCTCGTGGCAGGCCTATGTCATCGTCACCTTCGCGCTGTTTGTGCTCTTCGGCACCTTCGGCGCGGTGTTCGGCATGTTCCGGCTCAACAAGCTGCCGCGCCTGCATCATCCGCTCTTTTTCTCGGAGGAGTTTGCGCGCGTCACCGACAACGCGTTTATGGTGAGCATCGAATCGGTCGATCCGCGTTTCAGCGAGACCGAGACTGTCGCTTTCCTCAAGTCCATCGGCGCGTCACACGTCGAACTCGTGCGGGAGGTGCAGTCATGA
- a CDS encoding cytochrome c: MTARLYTLLAVLLVAGAALMNGCRGARSEDPPVHLNPNMDTQDKLKPQRESRWFADGASMREQVEHTVARGQLREDAAYFAGKTGEGLYVDSPVQWTAEDLERGRQRYAIYCTPCHGERGNGRGKIREFKYPIPPTSYFDPRILQAKDGYIYEVISNGIRNMPSYKAQIPVRDRWCIVGHVRELQKAQLPDSLKGLAPAPQTTAAK; encoded by the coding sequence ATGACAGCACGTCTGTACACTCTGCTCGCGGTGCTGCTCGTGGCGGGTGCCGCCCTGATGAACGGCTGCCGCGGCGCGCGCTCGGAAGATCCGCCCGTGCATCTGAATCCGAACATGGACACACAGGACAAGCTCAAGCCGCAGCGTGAAAGCCGCTGGTTTGCCGACGGCGCATCGATGCGTGAACAGGTGGAACACACCGTCGCGCGCGGTCAGCTCCGCGAAGACGCGGCCTATTTTGCCGGCAAGACCGGCGAGGGGCTGTACGTGGACTCGCCCGTGCAGTGGACCGCCGAGGATCTCGAGCGCGGCAGGCAGCGGTATGCGATTTACTGCACGCCGTGCCATGGTGAACGCGGCAACGGCCGCGGGAAGATCCGCGAGTTCAAGTACCCGATTCCTCCGACCTCGTATTTTGATCCGCGCATTCTGCAGGCGAAGGACGGGTACATCTACGAAGTCATTTCCAACGGCATTCGCAACATGCCTTCCTACAAGGCGCAGATTCCCGTACGTGACCGCTGGTGCATCGTCGGGCATGTGCGCGAACTGCAGAAGGCGCAGCTACCCGATTCCCTGAAAGGCCTCGCGCCCGCACCACAGACTACCGCAGCGAAGTAA